The Agromyces atrinae genome window below encodes:
- the kdpB gene encoding potassium-transporting ATPase subunit KdpB codes for MTTVLSGFARALPGALRKLDPRLMWRNPVMFLVEIGAVLTTAIVIAEPFLGVAESGGASVPASFTWGIAVWLWLTVLFANLAESVAEGRGKAQADSLRKTRTSTVAHRVASYDAATDAGAERTPSLDVSSADLALGDVVVVSAGELVPGDGDIVWGIASVDESAITGESAPVVRESGGDRSAVTGGTRVLSDRIVVRITSKPGETFVDRMIALVEGASRQKTPNEIALNILLASLSIVFVMVALTLNPIASYAASPVSVPVLVALLVCLIPTTIGALLSAIGIAGMDRLVQRNVLALSGRAVEAAGDVTTLLLDKTGTITYGNRRASAFVPLTGVGEHELARAASLASLADPTPEGVSIVELAAAAGIRFGQSPAGDPVPFTAQTRMSGIDLGDGARVRKGAGSAVAAWVEEAGRMPSTLVAELDDRVGEISQSGGTPLVVAERTVDGTARVLGVVHLKDVVKDGLAERFGELRSMGIRTVMITGDNPLTARAIATEAGVDDYLAEATPEDKLAYIRSEQAGGRLVAMTGDGTNDAPALAQADVGVAMNTGTSAAKEAGNMVDLDSDPTKLIDIVGIGKQLLITRGALTTFSIANDIAKYFAIIPALFAGVLPGLAVLNIMQLHSPASAILSAIIFNALVIVVLIPLALRGVRYRPGSASALLGRNLLVYGLGGVIAPFVGIKLIDLVVSLLPGF; via the coding sequence ATGACCACCGTCCTCTCCGGATTCGCACGGGCGCTGCCCGGCGCACTCCGCAAACTCGATCCGCGACTCATGTGGCGGAACCCCGTGATGTTCCTCGTCGAGATCGGCGCCGTGCTCACGACGGCGATCGTGATCGCCGAGCCGTTCCTCGGCGTCGCCGAGTCGGGCGGAGCGTCCGTGCCCGCGTCGTTCACGTGGGGGATCGCGGTGTGGCTCTGGCTCACCGTGCTCTTCGCGAACCTCGCCGAGTCGGTCGCCGAGGGACGCGGCAAGGCGCAGGCCGACAGCCTGCGGAAGACGCGCACCTCGACGGTCGCGCATCGGGTCGCGTCGTACGACGCGGCGACGGATGCCGGTGCCGAGCGCACTCCGTCTCTCGACGTGTCTTCGGCCGATCTCGCCCTCGGCGACGTCGTGGTCGTCTCGGCGGGCGAGCTCGTACCGGGCGACGGCGACATCGTGTGGGGCATCGCCTCGGTCGACGAGTCGGCGATCACGGGCGAGTCGGCACCCGTCGTGCGCGAGTCGGGCGGCGACCGCTCGGCGGTGACGGGCGGCACTCGCGTGCTCTCCGACCGCATCGTCGTGCGCATCACCTCGAAGCCCGGCGAGACCTTCGTCGACCGCATGATCGCCCTCGTCGAGGGTGCGAGCCGTCAGAAGACGCCCAACGAGATCGCACTCAACATCCTGCTCGCGAGCCTGTCGATCGTGTTCGTCATGGTCGCGCTCACCCTCAACCCGATCGCGTCGTACGCCGCGAGCCCCGTCTCGGTACCCGTGCTCGTCGCGCTGCTCGTGTGCCTCATCCCGACGACGATCGGCGCGCTCCTCTCGGCGATCGGCATCGCCGGCATGGATCGCCTCGTGCAGCGGAACGTGCTCGCCCTCTCGGGTCGCGCCGTCGAGGCCGCGGGCGATGTCACGACCCTCCTGCTCGACAAGACGGGGACGATCACGTACGGCAACCGACGGGCGAGCGCGTTCGTGCCGCTCACGGGCGTCGGCGAGCACGAACTCGCCCGCGCGGCGTCACTGGCCTCGCTCGCCGACCCCACTCCCGAGGGCGTCTCGATCGTCGAGCTCGCCGCAGCCGCCGGCATCCGTTTCGGGCAGTCGCCCGCGGGCGACCCCGTGCCATTCACCGCGCAGACGCGCATGAGCGGCATCGACCTCGGCGACGGCGCCCGCGTGCGGAAGGGTGCGGGATCCGCGGTCGCCGCGTGGGTCGAGGAGGCCGGACGGATGCCGTCGACGCTCGTCGCCGAACTCGACGACCGCGTCGGTGAGATCTCGCAGTCGGGAGGCACGCCGCTCGTCGTCGCGGAGCGGACCGTCGACGGCACGGCGCGCGTACTCGGCGTCGTGCACCTGAAGGATGTCGTGAAGGACGGCCTCGCCGAGCGCTTCGGCGAACTCCGTTCGATGGGAATCCGCACGGTCATGATCACGGGCGACAACCCGCTGACCGCGCGGGCCATCGCGACCGAGGCGGGCGTCGACGACTATCTCGCCGAGGCGACGCCCGAGGACAAGCTCGCCTACATCCGCTCGGAGCAGGCGGGCGGGCGACTCGTCGCGATGACGGGCGACGGCACGAACGACGCCCCGGCGCTCGCGCAGGCCGACGTCGGCGTCGCGATGAACACGGGCACGTCGGCCGCGAAGGAGGCCGGCAACATGGTCGACCTCGACTCCGACCCGACGAAGCTCATCGACATCGTCGGCATCGGCAAGCAGCTGCTCATCACGCGCGGCGCGCTCACGACGTTCTCGATCGCCAATGACATCGCCAAGTACTTCGCGATCATCCCCGCGCTCTTCGCGGGCGTGCTGCCGGGGCTCGCGGTGCTCAACATCATGCAGTTGCACTCGCCCGCCTCAGCGATCCTCTCGGCGATCATCTTCAACGCGCTCGTCATCGTCGTGCTCATCCCGCTCGCGCTCCGCGGCGTGCGGTACCGGCCGGGCTCCGCATCCGCCCTGCTCGGGCGGAACCTCCTCGTCTACGGGCTCGGCGGCGTCATCGCCCCGTTCGTCGGGATCAAACTCATCGACCTCGTCGTGAGTCTGCTGCCCGGATTCTGA
- the kdpA gene encoding potassium-transporting ATPase subunit KdpA encodes MEVLLAILPVATLVLVLALLHRPLGDYMARVFTGAKDARIERVVYRLIGVDPRAEQSWGAYARGVIVFSIVGVLALYLLQRTQQLLPGALGLPAVPEGLAFNTAISFVTNTNWQSYSPELTMGYTVQLAGLAVQNFLSAAVGIAVAIALVRGLAARRSGTIGNVWVDVFRATFRLLLPLSVIAAVVLLAGGVIQNLTGFTEVGTIAGGTQNVPGGPVASQEAIKLLGTNGGGFFNANSAHPFENPTPWTNLFEIVLMLAIPFSLPRTFGRMVGDPKQGTAILAVMATLFAVSMTLLGILESAGAGTAPALAGGAMEGKETRFGILGSTLFGTTSTLTSTGAVNSMHDSYTSLGGMLPMINMMLGEIAPGGVGSGLYGMLVLAVIAVFIAGLLVGRTPEYLGKKIGPREMTLASLFILVTPTLVLAGTALSFAIPPLRENVEAVSIWNPGLHGLSEVLYAFTSAANNNGSAFAGLTANTDWLNAALGVAMALGRFVPIVIVLALAGSFAAQDTVPATSGTLPTHRPLFVGLLLGVTVLVTALTYFPVLALGPLAEGLN; translated from the coding sequence ATGGAGGTGCTCCTCGCGATCCTGCCCGTCGCGACACTCGTCCTCGTGCTCGCCCTCCTGCACCGCCCGCTCGGCGACTACATGGCGCGCGTCTTCACCGGGGCGAAGGACGCCCGCATCGAGCGTGTCGTCTACCGGCTCATCGGGGTCGATCCGCGTGCCGAGCAGTCGTGGGGCGCGTACGCCCGCGGCGTCATCGTCTTCTCGATCGTCGGCGTGCTCGCGCTCTACCTCCTGCAGCGCACGCAGCAGCTGCTGCCCGGTGCACTCGGGCTGCCTGCCGTACCCGAAGGCCTCGCGTTCAACACCGCGATCTCGTTCGTCACGAACACCAACTGGCAGTCGTACTCGCCCGAGCTCACGATGGGCTATACGGTGCAGCTCGCGGGGCTCGCCGTGCAGAACTTCCTCTCGGCCGCTGTCGGCATCGCCGTCGCGATCGCCCTCGTGCGTGGTCTCGCGGCCCGGCGCAGCGGCACGATCGGCAACGTCTGGGTCGACGTGTTCCGCGCGACCTTCCGGCTCCTCCTTCCGCTCTCCGTCATCGCCGCCGTCGTGCTGCTCGCCGGCGGTGTCATCCAGAACCTCACGGGATTCACCGAGGTCGGCACGATCGCGGGCGGAACCCAGAACGTGCCGGGCGGCCCCGTCGCCTCGCAAGAGGCGATCAAGCTCCTCGGCACCAACGGCGGCGGCTTCTTCAACGCGAACTCCGCGCACCCGTTCGAGAACCCGACGCCGTGGACCAACCTGTTCGAGATCGTGCTCATGCTCGCGATCCCGTTCTCGCTGCCGCGCACGTTCGGCCGCATGGTCGGCGACCCGAAGCAGGGAACCGCGATCCTCGCCGTCATGGCGACGCTCTTCGCGGTGTCGATGACCCTCCTCGGCATCCTCGAGTCGGCGGGGGCGGGAACCGCGCCCGCGCTCGCCGGGGGAGCGATGGAGGGCAAGGAGACCCGCTTCGGCATCCTCGGCTCGACGCTCTTCGGTACGACCTCGACCCTCACCTCGACGGGCGCCGTCAACTCGATGCACGACTCGTACACGTCGCTCGGCGGCATGCTGCCGATGATCAACATGATGCTCGGCGAGATCGCGCCGGGCGGTGTCGGCTCCGGTCTCTACGGCATGCTCGTGCTCGCCGTCATCGCGGTCTTCATCGCGGGTCTGCTCGTCGGTCGCACGCCCGAGTACCTCGGCAAGAAGATCGGGCCGCGCGAGATGACGCTCGCGAGCCTCTTCATCCTCGTGACCCCGACGCTCGTGCTCGCCGGTACAGCGCTGAGCTTCGCGATCCCGCCGCTCCGCGAGAACGTCGAGGCGGTGTCGATCTGGAACCCGGGCCTCCACGGCCTCTCGGAGGTGCTCTACGCGTTCACGTCGGCGGCCAACAACAACGGCTCGGCCTTCGCCGGTCTCACGGCGAACACCGACTGGTTGAACGCCGCGCTCGGCGTCGCCATGGCGCTCGGCCGCTTCGTGCCGATCGTGATCGTGCTCGCGCTCGCCGGTTCGTTCGCCGCCCAGGACACCGTGCCCGCGACATCCGGAACCCTGCCGACGCACCGACCGCTCTTCGTGGGTCTCCTGCTCGGCGTCACGGTGCTCGTCACCGCACTCACCTACTTCCCCGTTCTCGCGCTGGGTCCCCTGGCTGAAGGGCTGAACTGA
- a CDS encoding potassium-transporting ATPase subunit F: MIFFELLAAGLGIAAVVYLVCALVRPGRF; the protein is encoded by the coding sequence GTGATCTTCTTCGAACTCCTCGCCGCGGGCCTCGGCATCGCCGCTGTGGTGTACCTCGTGTGCGCCCTCGTCCGACCCGGGCGATTCTGA
- a CDS encoding Asp23/Gls24 family envelope stress response protein: MNDLTPIDPPGPDADDENDAVERISEYLEAGRVPYDPSIEEDPEARAILRSLIRLRSLSGELIEADAASLPAPDDSWLKGVLGAVTREARSGRDIPFSSTEPGDRFLITEGAVRGLIRDAGDSVEGVLVGRCSIEGDVTDPGAEVTISLTATVLYGISITDSAEHVRAAVHSALLRHTELTVVSIDVEITDVFIARAPKADTEGAPS; the protein is encoded by the coding sequence GTCGAGCGCATCTCCGAGTACCTCGAGGCGGGCCGCGTGCCCTACGACCCGTCGATCGAGGAGGACCCCGAGGCCCGGGCGATCCTGCGCTCGCTCATCCGTCTCCGCTCGCTGTCGGGCGAGCTGATCGAAGCGGATGCCGCGTCGCTGCCCGCTCCCGACGACTCCTGGCTCAAGGGGGTGCTCGGCGCCGTGACCCGTGAGGCGCGCTCCGGCCGAGACATCCCGTTCTCGTCGACCGAACCCGGTGACCGTTTCCTCATCACCGAGGGTGCCGTGCGCGGTCTCATCCGCGATGCCGGCGACAGCGTCGAGGGCGTGCTCGTCGGGCGCTGCTCGATCGAGGGCGACGTCACCGACCCGGGCGCCGAGGTCACGATCTCGCTCACGGCGACGGTGCTCTACGGCATCTCGATCACCGATTCCGCCGAGCACGTCCGCGCCGCCGTGCACTCGGCGCTCCTTCGTCACACCGAACTCACGGTCGTCTCGATCGACGTCGAGATCACCGATGTCTTCATCGCCCGAGCCCCGAAGGCCGACACCGAGGGAGCACCGTCATGA